CGCAGAGTTTCTGCTCCGACATCCAGGAAACCTGCTCACTGTATCAGCCTGACCTTGTGCTGATCGATCTCAAGCTGCCGGGAGTCGACGGTTACGAACTCTGCGGCAGAATCCGCGAATTCAGCCCTGACCTGCCCGTGATCCTGATAACAGGCGTGGAGATGAAAGCCCTGAAGAACAATTACTCGATCATCCGGGCCAACGACTATCTGCTGAAACCTTTCGATCTCAAAGCGCTCAGGGAAAAGGTGGAAAAGGCTCTGGAAGCTTCAGTTAAAATCAGCTGAAATCCTAATATCTTGCTGCACACTCAGGATGGGAAATACCGTCCGGCCAGGGCTCTCGCCCATTCCGGCCTGTGATGCCCGATCACGCCCAGGCTGCCGAGCATGTACTCCCTGTCTATGATGATTTTCGCAGAATCAAGAGGCAGAAGTTTTTTCACGGGCTCCCTGATCAAAGCCTTGCGAAGCAGTTTTTCGCCAAAAGGCAGCTGGGTCAGCGCACCGCCCGTTCCGATCACGAGCTTCACTGCTGTCAGGTCCTTGCCGCGCACCAGCTGCTTTTTTCCGGTAGGTCCGTAATAATCGCTGATCTCGCCGGCATGCCGGTCCAGCCCCCATTTCAGGCAGTACCAGGAAAGCTCCTCGGCAAGCCGGATTTCAGGCTCGGTTTTCGGCATTGGGGACAGATTCCGGAAATCCGACTCTATCTGCGGGTCCCCGCTCTGTTCCAGGACTGATCCGGCATTCACAAAAACTCCCAGGTCGCCTTCCACAGTGCGCTTAGCCTTTGGCTCAGGTTCCAACCTGAGATCTGCGAACCTGGGATCCCCTTCTGTGATCGAATGGATATCTGTTGTGGCACCGCCGATGTCCACAGCCATCAGGTCTGAAAAGCGTCCCGAGAGCATTTCCAGGCCCTTCATCACAGAATGCGGAACAGGCAGTATCTCTCCTGATACCAGGCCGGAAATCTTCTCCATGCCCGGAGCGTGCAATATGTGCCTGGAAAAGACCTTCTGGATCACAGCCCTGGCTGGTTCCATGTTCAGGACATCCACCTTAGGGTAGACATTTTCAGTCACAGTCACCTGTTTCCCGATAACGGCAAAGATGTCCCTGACCTCGTCCTGCAGAGCCCTGTTCCCGGCATAGACAAAAGGACAGCCTAGAGGCGACTCTGCAAGCTTTTTCGCCATCTGCAGC
The window above is part of the Candidatus Wallbacteria bacterium genome. Proteins encoded here:
- a CDS encoding response regulator, producing the protein MKKKILIIDDDRDILALVKLALQADYEVIPQSFCSDIQETCSLYQPDLVLIDLKLPGVDGYELCGRIREFSPDLPVILITGVEMKALKNNYSIIRANDYLLKPFDLKALREKVEKALEASVKIS
- a CDS encoding glutamate mutase L, with the protein product MKIDLLTYEIGSTTTKVRAFHDLDKNPEYLGMGQAPTTVLEGDVSLGMVNARSMLEQILGAGIEPSLALASSSAAGGLKMTVHGLTEEMTVRAAKEASLGAGAVLRYYTVGQITDSDIRKTVSIAPNIVLLAGGVDFGERSIVLQMAKKLAESPLGCPFVYAGNRALQDEVRDIFAVIGKQVTVTENVYPKVDVLNMEPARAVIQKVFSRHILHAPGMEKISGLVSGEILPVPHSVMKGLEMLSGRFSDLMAVDIGGATTDIHSITEGDPRFADLRLEPEPKAKRTVEGDLGVFVNAGSVLEQSGDPQIESDFRNLSPMPKTEPEIRLAEELSWYCLKWGLDRHAGEISDYYGPTGKKQLVRGKDLTAVKLVIGTGGALTQLPFGEKLLRKALIREPVKKLLPLDSAKIIIDREYMLGSLGVIGHHRPEWARALAGRYFPS